A single region of the Streptococcus macedonicus ACA-DC 198 genome encodes:
- the pheT gene encoding Phenylalanyl-tRNA synthetase beta chain, translating to MLVSYKWLKELVDVDVTTHELSEKMSTTGIEVEGVSTPSEGLTKLVVGHVVSCEDVPETHLHLCQVDTGDEELRQIVCGAPNVTAGINVIVAVPGARIADNYKIKKGKIRGMESLGMICSLQELGLPDSIIPKEFSDGIQILPEDAKPGDSIFPYLDLDDEIIELSITPNRADALSMRGVAHEVAAIYGKEVHFPEKELKEVSKAAKDVIDVAIESDKVLTYKARVVENVTVKPSPQWLQNLLMNAGIRPINNVVDVTNYVLLYFGQPMHAFDLNKFEDNKIIARNARAGEKLVTLDGEERELIAEDLVITVADKPVALAGVMGGQATEIDDNSKNVVLEAAVFDGTSIRKTSDRLNLRSESSSRFEKGINYATVAEALDFAAAMLKELADGDVLAGRVEAGSVPTEDVEVSTTLDYVNVRLGTELTYADIEDVFAKLGFGLSGNADKFTVSVPRRRWDIAIQADLVEEIARIYGYDNLPTTLPEAAGTAGELTATQKLRRKMRSIAEGAGLTEIISYTLTTPEKATEFTLQPSHLTELMWPMSVERSVLRQNVVSGMLDTVAYNVARKNSNLAIYEIGKVFEQKGNPKEELPNEVNIFAFAISGLVAEKDFQTKATPVDFFYAKGIVEAIFAKLDLTVDYVAEKGFASMHPGRTASIYLDGQLVGFVGQVHPQTAKNYNVPETYVAELNLDIIEAALHADKAFVEITKFPAVSRDIALLLPAATTHKEILAAIESAKVKHLTDIKLFDVYAGANIAEGMKSMAYSLTFQNPNDNLTDEEVAKYMDKITKVLVDQLGAEVR from the coding sequence ATGTTAGTAAGTTATAAATGGTTAAAAGAGCTTGTTGATGTTGATGTAACAACACATGAGCTTTCTGAAAAAATGTCAACAACAGGGATTGAAGTCGAAGGTGTTTCAACACCGTCTGAAGGCTTGACAAAACTAGTTGTTGGTCACGTTGTATCTTGTGAAGATGTTCCAGAAACACATTTGCACCTTTGTCAAGTGGATACTGGTGATGAAGAGTTGCGTCAAATTGTCTGCGGTGCTCCAAATGTGACTGCTGGGATCAACGTTATCGTGGCTGTTCCAGGTGCACGTATTGCTGATAACTACAAAATCAAAAAAGGTAAAATCCGTGGCATGGAATCACTTGGGATGATTTGCTCACTCCAAGAACTTGGTTTGCCAGATTCTATTATTCCGAAAGAATTTTCAGACGGTATCCAAATTTTGCCAGAAGATGCTAAACCAGGTGATAGTATTTTCCCATATCTTGATTTAGACGATGAAATCATTGAATTGTCAATCACGCCAAACCGTGCAGATGCTCTTTCTATGCGTGGTGTTGCTCACGAAGTGGCTGCCATTTACGGTAAAGAAGTTCATTTCCCAGAAAAAGAACTTAAAGAAGTTTCTAAAGCAGCAAAAGACGTTATCGACGTTGCTATCGAGTCTGATAAAGTCTTGACTTACAAAGCACGCGTGGTTGAAAATGTGACTGTTAAACCAAGTCCACAATGGTTGCAAAATCTTTTGATGAACGCTGGTATCCGCCCAATCAATAACGTTGTTGACGTGACAAACTATGTCTTGTTGTACTTTGGTCAACCAATGCATGCCTTTGATTTGAATAAATTTGAAGATAACAAAATCATTGCTCGCAATGCGCGTGCTGGTGAGAAATTAGTTACTCTTGACGGCGAAGAACGTGAATTGATTGCTGAAGATCTTGTTATCACAGTTGCTGACAAACCAGTTGCACTTGCAGGTGTTATGGGTGGTCAAGCTACTGAAATTGATGACAATTCTAAAAACGTTGTGCTTGAAGCAGCAGTCTTTGACGGAACATCAATTCGTAAAACAAGCGATCGTTTGAACCTTCGTTCTGAAAGTTCATCACGTTTTGAAAAAGGTATCAACTATGCAACTGTTGCCGAAGCTCTTGATTTTGCAGCTGCAATGCTTAAAGAATTAGCTGACGGTGATGTTCTTGCTGGTCGTGTTGAAGCTGGTTCAGTTCCAACTGAAGATGTTGAAGTATCAACAACACTTGATTATGTTAACGTTCGTTTGGGAACAGAATTGACTTACGCTGACATTGAAGATGTCTTTGCCAAACTTGGCTTTGGTTTGTCAGGAAATGCAGATAAATTTACAGTTTCTGTGCCACGTCGTCGTTGGGATATTGCTATCCAAGCTGATTTGGTTGAAGAAATTGCACGTATTTATGGTTATGATAACCTCCCAACTACACTTCCAGAAGCTGCAGGTACAGCAGGTGAATTGACAGCAACACAAAAATTACGTCGTAAAATGCGTTCAATCGCTGAGGGTGCTGGTTTGACTGAAATCATCTCATACACTTTGACAACACCTGAAAAAGCAACTGAATTTACATTGCAACCAAGCCACTTGACAGAATTGATGTGGCCAATGTCAGTAGAACGCTCAGTTCTTCGCCAAAATGTTGTTTCTGGTATGCTTGATACTGTGGCTTACAACGTTGCTCGTAAAAATAGCAACTTGGCAATCTACGAAATCGGTAAAGTTTTTGAACAAAAAGGTAATCCAAAAGAAGAATTGCCAAACGAAGTCAACATATTTGCCTTTGCGATTTCTGGATTGGTTGCTGAAAAAGATTTCCAAACAAAAGCAACGCCAGTTGATTTCTTCTATGCGAAAGGTATCGTTGAAGCTATCTTTGCTAAACTTGATTTAACAGTTGATTATGTAGCTGAAAAAGGTTTTGCTAGCATGCACCCAGGTCGTACAGCAAGCATTTACTTGGACGGTCAACTAGTTGGTTTTGTTGGACAAGTTCACCCACAAACTGCTAAAAACTACAACGTTCCAGAAACTTACGTAGCTGAATTGAATTTGGATATCATTGAAGCGGCACTTCACGCTGACAAAGCGTTTGTTGAAATCACAAAATTCCCTGCTGTTTCTCGTGACATTGCTTTGCTATTACCAGCAGCAACAACTCATAAAGAAATCTTAGCAGCGATTGAATCAGCTAAAGTGAAACATTTGACTGACATCAAACTCTTTGACGTTTATGCTGGAGCAAATATCGCTGAAGGTATGAAATCAATGGCTTACAGCCTTACATTCCAAAATCCGAATGACAACTTAACTGACGAAGAAGTTGCTAAATACATGGATAAAATCACTAAAGTCCTTGTTGACCAACTCGGCGCAGAAGTTCGTTAA
- the paiA gene encoding Acetyltransferase, GNAT family, translated as MSEIKVEKVTLDKLSILQELSIQTFRETFAFDNVEEELQQFFDDSYTLEQLEKEVTDPESDVRFVLVDGREVGFMKVNWGAAQTEHELENAFEIQRIYILNECQGLGLGKKLFELALDMAKEGGFDWAWLGVWEHNVKAQGFYRKYGFEKFSEHSFKVGDKVDTDWLLRKALKE; from the coding sequence ATGTCAGAAATAAAAGTTGAGAAAGTGACATTGGATAAATTAAGTATCTTGCAAGAACTTAGTATTCAGACTTTTCGTGAAACCTTTGCTTTTGATAATGTCGAAGAAGAACTTCAACAGTTTTTCGATGATAGTTACACTTTAGAACAACTCGAAAAAGAGGTGACTGACCCAGAATCTGATGTTCGTTTTGTCTTGGTTGATGGGCGTGAGGTTGGCTTTATGAAAGTCAATTGGGGCGCTGCACAGACCGAACACGAACTAGAAAATGCCTTTGAAATTCAACGCATTTACATTCTTAACGAGTGTCAAGGATTAGGCTTAGGTAAGAAATTATTTGAGCTAGCGCTTGATATGGCAAAAGAAGGAGGCTTTGATTGGGCTTGGTTAGGTGTCTGGGAACATAATGTTAAGGCACAAGGGTTCTATCGAAAATATGGTTTTGAAAAATTTTCAGAACACTCTTTTAAAGTTGGCGATAAAGTAGATACAGATTGGCTTTTGAGAAAAGCCTTGAAAGAATAA